The Geoanaerobacter pelophilus nucleotide sequence ACGGTATAACCTGCTCCGTCAAGAATGGTGGTCAACAGTTCGCGGAAAACGACATCATCTTCTACAATCAGTATGGTTGCTGTCATGGTTTCTGTTCCCGAATTACTTTACTGCAGGCAATGTAACAACGAATTTCGTCCCTACATTTTCTCTGCTTGAAACGGTGATTGTGCCTCCATGTTCTTCAGCGACTTTCCGGCAGAGAGCAAGTCCAAGACCTGTACCTTTAGCCTTGCTTGTCCAGAACGGATCAAAAATGTGAGGCAACCGCTCCTGTGAAATCCCGGTTCCATTGTCCCGCACGCTGACAACAGCAGTGTCTCTGTTCTGCCGCATTGCGACAGTGACTTCCCCTCCATCAGGCATTGACTGAATACCGTTTTTTATCAGGTTCAGCAACATCTGAACGATACGGTCTTCAGTAACATTGGCTGTGATATGTTGCGGAGCATCAACTACGATGGTTACATTATGATCCGCCGCTTCCGGGCGCAGCAGTTCAACACAATCGATGATTATCTGTGTGAGGTCTGCATTTTGTTTCTCCGTATGGTCAACACGTGCAAAGGCAAGCAGATCGTTTACCAGCGCCTCCATCCTGATCGACTGTGAGACTATCTTGTCCGCATAGGTGCATGCCTGCTCGATGCTAGCAACTGTTTCAATCATTTGGGCGAATCCTTTGATGCCTGCCAGCGGGTTCCGTATTTCATGGGCCATGACGGCACCCATTTCACCAAGACGCGCCAGTTCATCCTGACGCCGCATCTCCCTTTGATGGCGCTCTTCGCGCCGTATCATATAAAACAGAAGAATGGTGCCGCCCCACAGCGCTACTGTCAGAGCCGATACAACGGTAATGCCGGTTTGTGCACGACGAATGACCTGGTCAGCGCGATAGGTGTGAAGCGCAAGAATGAGAAGATATTTGTCGCTGCCGGCGTGAATCATCGTTCGGAGGATATAGACCTCTTCGCCAGTGCCTAGTTGTTCTCTCTGTTCGGAGATACCGTCAGGTAATCTATTCTGAATAGCACCGGTATATGGATGGTCTATGAGTAAGGGGTTGGTGTGAAAGCGGACTATTCCCTGCCTGTCTATCAGAGCGAAGTATGCTATGTCGGGAGTCGTGTATCTGGCAAGCGAACGGAGTGAGGCATCGGCTACAACCAACTGCTCGATTGCTGCAGAGATGGATAGACCAGCGCCACGAAGGTTTTCGGCTGCAATCTGCGGAGACGCACGGAAGGCGGACCAGGCAAACCAGATCACCATAAGGGTGAAACAGAACGGAACACCGATTATAAGGCGGGTGTATTTGAGCATGTTCAGAAGGAGTAGACCACTGCAATCCCTCCGCCGTAATCAGGGCTGCTGTCTGCAATTCCTTGTGACAGATACAAGTCGAGAGAGGTTGTGCTGCTCAGAGACCAGAGAACCCTTTCCCTTACTTCAAGAAGAGCATCCGAGTATGTTGATGGCGCAGTGGCACCTTTGAGCATAAGCATCGGCTTAAAATAGGCTGTCAGTTGATAGCCGGCGCCTAACGTATAACTGGCATAATTCTTCAGACCGAAACCATCTGCCTTGCCTTGATAAATATAGAGAACCTCACCCAGAAAATAGGTATCACCAAACCATTTTGATGCCTCTATTCCTGCTCCGGCATCGAACTCTCCAGTTCCGAGGCCATCGGAAGAGTTGGCAGTAGGAAACTTCACAAAAAGTGACGGCCGAAGTTGAGGCAGCCATCTCTCTTCAAACAGCGCTATTAAACCAAACCGGAGAATTATGTCACCGATGCCGGAGACAGCGGAATCTGATGATCCGGAACTACCACTGCCAGTTCCGGACTGCTGCTGTATCGTTGAGCCTCCACTTCCCCCGGGACCACCTCGTGCGACTGTTTTTGCCGCAGCAGCTATTTGGTTGTTCCGGTACAGGTCGGTTGTGACGTTTGAGTTGTTCTGATAGACGAACGGGATCTCAACGCCTACATCAATGCGATCTGTCGGAAACCAAGTTACAATCAGCGGCATATAGATGCTGCGTGTGGTTGAACCGGTTTCGTACTCTCCCGAAGCGTATTCAGCGCCAAAACTTACTGAGGCGCTCTGCTGCTTGGGTGGGACGTCCGCTGCGAACACAGTAGTCACGCAGGTGAATATCATAAAACTCAGTGAGTAGAGCGTTTTCAGGTATCGTATCATCACCTTCTGCCACCTCTGAATCCGCCACCGCTGCGCATACCGCTTCCACTTTGTGGGCCACCACTCTGCTGCATGCCGTTCTGATTGCCTGAGCCGCTACGTGACCAGAGCGGAACACCTGATTCGGATCTGAGTGTCAGAGACTCTCCGCTGCTCCGGTTTTCGATGCGCTGAGCAAAGAGGTAGATTGTGCCGTCTTTCCCCTGGGCGCGTGAACCGGTGACAGTCAGTTCCTGATTGCTTGTAATTTTTATGGTCTGTCGTTCCCAGTACCACCATGGCCCCATAATGACTGTAACAGTGCCTTGTTGGGTGGCAAGAGACATCAAGGTATGATTCTGCTCACCCTTCCGTTCAGGAGGCGAAGTTACGGAACCAGTCATGGTTGTGACGGTGTTGACATCAAAGCCAGCAGTAACGTCCAGTCCGCTGACTGGGTCTTTTGTGTCACTCCACCAGAAAGCATTTGCTTCATGGGTGCAGACAGTCATGATTGCAACCATCAAAATGAGAACGAATCGCAGCATACAGGGAATCCTTTTTTGACGTACCCGGCAGGTTTGGTTCCCTGCCGGGTTTTAAGGTGCAGTTCTACGGTGTTGTTGCCGGTGTCGTGGCAGTGTTCAGGCGTGAGCCGTCTTGAAGTCCTTTGCCATTGTTGGGACGTGATGTTGCGCCGTTGGCCGTTGTACCAGTGGTCAGAAACGTGCCGTCGCGGCGCTGTGAACCAACGGGACGGGTTGCAGACGAAGAGCCGGTTCCTGCCTGTTGACTGGTGCAGGTACCATTGGACTGTCCTTTGCCGCCACCATTGCCACGGCCTGCCGCAAGGAGTTCGCCTGCACTCAATGCAATCAATAACCCGATTACTGCTGCTGTTGTTACCATACGAGTTTTCATGACTTATTTCCTCCTAAGATGTGATGTACGTATCTTCAGGAGTATCAGGGAATGTGCCAATTTCATATTTAATTGAAACTACTACGTAATTTACAAAAAGTGACTCAGGGTTTACTATTATTACATGCAGATTTTGCACTTCAGCCGGTTGCCCTGCACCTGTTGCACTATTGGCTCTGCTTACGGTTTTACACCCAGAATCTGAACAACCGATGCCAAGCCGGTATGTCCTCGTCCTTCGTGAACATCCCGTTGCAATTCTTTGGCGTGAATGAAGTCAAGCCCGGCACATTCACCCCTTAATTCATCCAGCGACATAAGCATATCCAAGGACTTTGGCCCGCCAGTTTCATTTCCGATTTGCTCCTTGCTGAACGCCTCCAATGCGAACATACCTCCAGGTTTAAGTCCTCTGACAACTGCCCGATGAAGAGTCATGCGAATTGATGAGGGGACATGGCAGTAAAATGCGATGATTCCGTCCCATTGTTCAGGTTCAATTTCAAATTCACCTAAATCGGCAAGAATAGTTTTAATGGCGACTCCACGTTCAGCAGCGAGTTCTTCAGCCTTGCGTAACCCGACTGGAGAACCGTCAACTGCCGTCACCTCATAGCCGAGTGCCGCAAGATATACGGCATTTCTTCCTTCTCCTTCAGCAAGCGAGAGAAGCCTGCCTTTCGGTATCCTGGCAACTACGGATACGAGAAAATCATTCGGCTCGGTTCCGTAGGCAAAGCCGGGTTCACTGAAGCATTCATTCCAGTTCATTTTCTATCTCCTTTTCAAATCTGCCAGAATCGAGAGAATGGGATTAGGTGCTACAGGAGGAAAAGACTGCGCATTGCGCAGCGAAGGAAGATGTGAAGTTGTATGGGTGTGCCTAAACCGTACTTAGCGTTTGCCCCACAGCGGGTCATCAGCAAACTGTTTCCATATCCGTGCTCCCGGATTCTGTTCGAAAAACTCATCCTCAGTAAATGTGTAGCGGTAGGCTGTTACATATTCAAGCAGCAATTGGTAGGCAGCGTTCACCTGGCGGATCATTTCAGATTCGTCTGTGTTACCGGTGTCCAGATGATAGCGTTTTACCAGTCCTTTGTGTCGGGCCTTGATATCATTCAATGTAGCCCGCTCACCGAGGCCCATACATCGAAGGGCTTCCTGCAGATCATTATAGGTCATGACCGCACCTTAAGTATTGTGATAACCGTACATCAAACTGTTCCAGCATTCATCTGCCATCCCCAGATTACTGTCGGAAATCCGGAGGCTCATTATGTACACGATATCCCGTAACGCCAGACCGGCGTCATCTAAATCTTTCAGCCGCCGCTGTAACATGCCGCGGAAGATGCTGAACCTGCTGAAGATGAAAAAGTTGATAATTCCTTTTTGACGTCACCAGATCCGCATGCAGGGCATTGTGTTGCATGTGATGTGTCGTATTTGAGAAGTTTTTCAAAGTGGTGACCGCATTTCGTGCACAAATATTCGAAAATCGGCATCATTGCTCCCTTCTGAATAGACATTCAAATTTTTGAATATAATAATATGCAGCGACGTCTTTGTCAACATTCCACCTCGTTAACGGTGGGTTACAACTCTTGTGTGTAGGAGTATACCTTGTTTATGGTGCATGCAAACGTCTCGGCTGGTTATGAATTATCCATAAATTCATGAAAATTTGAGTCTGTATGAAGAGGCGCTGGTGAGGACCGCCCAAATAAATGCTTGACAACTGGTATGAATATTACTACATGATTAATCAATCATATAAAAGGTGAGCATACATGAGCGACATTTCCACCTTCCGCGCCGACATCCTGAAGGCACTGGCCCAGCCGACCCGGTTGAAGATAATTGAGTTCCTGCGCGATGGCGAGCGCTGTGTCTGCGAGATATTTCCGGCCATCGGCGAGGAGCAGTCCAACACCTCCCGGCATCTGAGCATGATGCTCTCTTCAGGAGTCCTTTCGCGGCGAAAGGACGGTCTGAAGATCTACTACGCAATCAAGCATCCGGAGATTCTTGATGTAGTTGACATGGTCACGTTGATTGTTAAACAGGAGATATCGGGTCGGCACAAGGTGCTCAAAGCGTTGTAGGGTAGCACTTATGAGGATAAAAGCATGATATGAATTGACCATAGAATGGCGGCATTACGATAAAGAAGGGCAACCTCTGACCGCTAAGCCGCCACCTGCTTGTCGGTCAGAGAGGCTGTAGCAGAACTGAATAATGAACTTGCCGACAAGGGGGGCACCATCGGTTTCACGGAAACGAAACTGCCCGAAGAGCAAATGGACCAATCGAATTTGATACTGTTCAACGGAAAGTCACTGGAAGAGGTTCTAGACAATTCCGCAGCAGATGAATCCACTGCTCGTAATGCTCCTGCCTGACCGGCTCGAAAACGAGTTTCCGAATAGTCGCCTACGAAGGCCAGAGTTACGAGGAGATTCTGGAGGCACTTATCCGCAAGGCCGCTTATAAGACAATCGGACTTGCCTAAGAGTAAATTTTTTTGTCGCATTGAGTGAGTAAATAATCAAATACTCATGGAGTTTGTATGCTGAAAGGTTTCGCAGATTACATTGTTTTCAGCCTCTTTGGGATGGTGCCCGGTTCCCGTTCAGGCGAAGCGCTCGATTTCTTTATCTATGATACCCTGAAGATATTCTTGCTGCTCACCACGATCATATACGTGGTTGCCATCATCCGGACGTCCTTTCCTCCGGAGCGGACCAAACAAATCCTTTCACATAAGCGGGAGTACGTGGGCAACGTCATGGCTGCCCTGCTCGGCATTGTCACTCCGTTTTGCTCCTGTTCAGCAGTGCCACTGTTCATTGGTTTCGTTGAGTCAGGCGTTCCTCTGGGTGTGACTTTCTCCTTTCTCATCTCATCGCCAATGGTCAACGAGGTTGCACTGATAATGCTCTGGGGTCTGTTTGGCTGGAAGATAGCCCTGATATATATCGGAACCGGCCTGCTGGTTGCTATTGTCGCAGGGATTGTGATCGGTAAGTTAAAGATGGAGAAATATGTTCAGGATTACGTCTGGGAGATGCAGGTCGGCAATAGTGAGATCAAGGTCATGTCTTGGCGTGAAAAGTTCGATTACGCAAAGGGGTACACCATTGAACTGTTGAAAAAAATCTGGCCGTATGTGGTTGTCGGAGTTGGCATCGGTGCCTTCATCCACGGCTATGTGCCGCAGGACTTCCTTGCCAAATGGGCTGGTCGTGATAATCCGTTTGCCGTGCCGGTAGCAGTTGCTCTTGGGGTGCCGCTCTACAGTAATGCTGCCGGTGTTATACCCATTGTGCAGGCGCTGACTGCCAAGGGTATGGCTATCGGCACCGTGCTGGCATTTATGATGGCGGTTACAGCGCTATCATTGCCTGAGGCTGTCATACTCAGCAATGTGCTGAAGAAACCTCTGCTGGCAACGTTCTTCGGTATCGTGGCTACGGCAATCATCATCGTCGGGTATCTGTTCAATGCAATTCTATAAAGGACACAAGCAGGCATGAAAGATCGAAACTATAGATTTGCAAGTATGCTGGCCCTGTTTACGATTTTCTATAATCTGGCAGAAGGGGGTGTTTCGATATCGCTTGGGGTTGCAGATGAAACCCTGGCACTGTTCGGCTTTGGCGTGGATTCCTTCATTGAAGTGATTTCTGCAATCGGTGTCTGGCATATGCTGCGTAGGATCCGGGCCAACGGTAATGAGAGCAGGGACGAATTCGAGCAGCGTGCACTGCGTATCACCGGCGCCGCCTTCTACGTTCTGACAATCGGTTTGATTCTGACGGCAGCGCTCAACCTCTATCAGCAGCACAAGCCTGAGACAACAATATGGGGAATCGTTGTCTCACTTGTCTCGGTCTCTTTCATGTGGGTTCTGATTCATCAGAAGACCAAAGTCGGTATGCTGTTGAACTCACCTGCCATACTGGCTGATGCAGCATGTTCACGAGCGTGTCTCTACCTGTCAGTTGTATTAATGATATCAAGTGTTGGCTATGAGTTGACTGGAATTGGCAGTCTGGACGCAATCGGAGCGGTATTAATTGCATGTCTGACTTTCAAAGAAGGGAAGGAATCATTTGCCAAGGCAAAAGGGATGAACTGTTCATGCAGTTGTGCATGCAGTTCGAAAAAGGAAATATCTGAGTGAGGGTCGAGTATAATGAGAATATAAGATGGTCTGCAGGTACAGCAACGTCAGAAAGCGCACTATCTATACATCCATACATGATGGTGCCGCAACATAGATGCAATAAGACGAACTACCGGTGCCTTCACGCTTGGGTGCTATAAAGAGTTGAGCCCCAGAGGGCGCTGCTGTTCAATGGAAATAAAACAACTGATAAAAACATTATCAATATCCACGGAGACCCGATGAGACATACGGTTACTATGATCGTTCTGTTATTACTTGCCGTACTTCTGCAATCACACGTTGCATCCGCGTCAGAGTCAGAATTTGAGGCGTTTCTCGGTCGTTTCGATTACGAACTGCGCGATGATATGAAAATCGATAGCAAGGGGCTGCTACCGCTCCTTCTAAACGGTAAGGCTGTGCTTGTTGACGTGCGGTTCAAGGAGGAGGTTGCCGCCTGGCGCACCGGTTTCGGGCAAAATATCCCGCTGAACGATTTGCCTAAAAGAATCAATGATCTACCAAAAGACAAGATCATAGTGGTTGCCTGCCCGCACAAGGATCGCTCAGCCATCGCAATGGCATATCTGCGAAGCAAAGGATATAACGCAAAATATCTCACTGATGGTCTGCTCGGACTTGCCGAACAGTTACGAGGCGAGCGGGCGAAGGACTTTATGGGTGCTCTCGAACGGCAAACCAAAGTCGACAAGTCAAATACAGGCAAAGGAGATGGACAATGAAAATCGAAGTACTCGGAACCGGCTGCGCCAAGTGCACTACGCTTTATGACAACGTGAAGTCCGCACTCAAAGAGGTTGGAAAAGAAGCAGAAGTGGTTAAGGTGCAGGACATCCCGTCCATCATGAAGTACGGCGTGATGAGCACTCCTGCGCTGGTGATTGACGGGAAAGTCGCGTTTTCCGGAAAGGCACCTGGTGTGGCGGAACTCAAAGGGTTTTTGTGATGCGATGGATACTGATGCCCCTGGCAGCAGTCCTGTTGAATATAAATGGCTCCCATCAAGGTTCTTGACAGATCATTACCTGCACTGCATTGAGCAGAACTGAATTTATAATCAGGAGGTTTCCATGTTGAAGATGATTGTATTTCACACCGGAAGTAGTGGTTGAACGAGTTGCGCTATGGCCACAGGTGTGGCCAATAGAATGAAGGCTCACTTCGGTGAGGCGATTGACCTGGAGATACATCTGATTGATTCAGCGGATGCTGCCAACTATGTACTGAGAGGAGCCACGACCGTTTTTCTCGACGGCACATGGGTTCCCTTGGATATCGCCACATCGGCTGGCAGAATGCAGGAATATATTGAACAGGCAATTATCGACTGGACACACTGATCGTATCTTGGACTTAAATGAATGACGACAAGGTCATAGAACATTTCAAAAATGCCGATACCTCTGTATTTGCAGAGTTAGTCCTTAAATATCAGGACAGGATTTATAACCTGTGCCGTTATATGCTGGAAAACCCTCAGGACGCCGAGGATGCCGCACAGGATACCTTCATAAAAGCATATCAGGGTCTCAAGAACTACTCCCCGACCGCATCATTTTACACATGGTTGTACCGTATCGCAGTCAACACCTGCATCGACCACAAAAGAAAATTCTCCCTTCAATCCCTATTTTTCTCTGACAACAAAGATAATCACATTGAACGTTTCCCCTCACAGGCTCCCACACCCGAATCAGCCTACGCCACCAAACAGTCAATGCATGCCTTACAAGCTGCCTTGAATAATCTCTCCGCAAAATTACGGGTAGTTGTCGTACTGAATGAACTGGAAGGGCTTTCCTACGAAGAGATCGCCGAAATCCTAGATGTCTCTATCGGTACTGTAAAATCAAGGATTTCCCGTGCGCGGGAAGATTTGCAAAAGAATATGAAAAAAGTACGGAACAAATAACAACATGGATCGTTAAATTGAATGAGGGTGTCATGAAATGCTCAAAAGCCGGTAAATATCTGTGGTCCTATATTGATAACGAGTTGGGTGCTCAAGACGTCGACCTGCTCGAATCGCATCTAAATCACTGCGAGCAATGCACAGGGCAACTGGAACAGATTCGTCACCTTCGAGGAATGTTCAATCAGGCCCAGCGATTTACCGCCCCATCAGCATTAAAGGCAAGGATCATGGAGAAGGTAAACGAGGCACCAGTGAAGGGGTTCTCGTTATTTCCAATATTCATCCGGTTTGCCGAAGTTGGCGTCTTCGTGCTGACCATATCAGCCGGGATCATGTCGGGCGGCATGCTGATCAGTTCTTTTGCTCTTCATCACAGGGGAGAAGCGATTATCTCATCTCTTTCTCTTGATACTTTCGAGGCTTTACCGCCTGACTCTTTAGGGCGGGCGTATCTTGCCATGACGGAGGAGAGACGATGAGGATCAGTTTCCTGAAAATTGCCCTAGCAGTTTCAATGATATTCAATCTCTCCGTTCTCGCAACGGCTGGTTATTTCTATTACACGAAGAACGCTTACTGGGTCTCCCCTTTCGGCGCTAAAATGCGCAAAGACAAATTCCTGTTTGAACAACTCTCGTTACAGCCGGGCCAGGTAAAGAAGATGCGCGAGAAAGCGCTGCCTTTTCGTGCCCAGATTGACCGTAAACGACAGGAGGTCGTAGCAAAAAGAAATCACCTCTTCAATCTCATGCGTGCTGATGTCACAGACGGTCAGGCTATCAAGGCAGCCTTGGCAGATATAAGCAAGAATCAGGCAGAGATCGAAGGAATGGTGATTGACCATATTCTTCAGGAAAAGGCGACACTCGATGCTAACCAGCAGCAGAAGTTTCTCGACTTGATTCAGAAGAACATGACACAGGAACGGATGGTTTGTCCCCCGGTGGGGCGGAATTAGCACAAAAGAGTTCTCTTCTGGGAATGGCCCGGTAAATCAATACGGTAAAACATATCGCGAGAGTGGGAACATATGAGAGCAACAATTATCGTCATAGCAATATCTGTCCTGATAGCCGTACGCGGCTACGCTGCGGAAACGCTCAGCCTTGATGAAGCCCTGACAACTGCGTTGAAAAAACATCCCCAGATTGTCGAAGCAAGGGAGAACGTGCACAGCGCCGAGGCGAAAGCCGGCCAGGCATTCGCCAATTACTACCCCCAGATCAGCATCGCCGGTGACTGGAACAAAGGGGACTCGTATTTTCCGGCCCAGGAAATGATCAAAGCAACAGAAGTGAACATCGGCGGCCTGTATCTGAAGCAGACCATCTATGATTTCGGTCGCACAGCCGGCGCCGTCGATGCGGCCCGCAGCAATCGCGAGGCCGCCGAAAAAGCCCTGATAGTAACCCGGCAGGACTTGGCGCTGCGTGTCAAGAACGCCTTCTATCTGGTTCTGGCAACCGAAAAGCAGGTCATAGCCGTCAGGGAAACCGTAAAGGCCCGGGAGGATGTGTGCCGGCAGGCACAGGAGTTTTTCAAGGAAGGAATCAGGGCAAAAGTGGATGTCGCACGTGCCGAGGCAAACCTGTATACCGCCAGGACCTCCCTTATCCGTGCTGAAAACAATCGGGAGATAGCCCGGGTCGAACTTGCCAATGCCATGGGGATAGCATCCCTTGGAGAACGTACCCTGGTTGAGCCTTCAGCCTCTTCGACTCCTTTGCCTGAGCGAACTCTGTCCCAACAGGATGCGCTGCGGTTACGGGCAGAACTGCAACAAATGGCAGCCCTTAAAATGTCCGCAACCGCAAACCTGAAAACTGCCAAGAGCACCTATCTCCCTGTCATATCGGGCACGGCCAGTGCCGGCTATGCTGATCGGGACTTCCCGCCTGACGGAAAGGTGTGGGGCGTAGGGTTGAATCTGACCATGCCGCTCTTTTCAGGGTTCTCGTCTGATGAGCAGGTGCGTGAAGCCAACGCAAACATCAATGCCCTTGAAGCCAGACAGAACAACCTCAAACTGCAGATCACCAGGGAAGTCGAATCCGCCTGGCTCGGCGTTAACGAGGCGTCCGCCCGCATACTCTCAACCGATAAGGAAGTTGTCGCAGCCAATGAAAGCAAAGCACTGGCTGAAGGGCGTTATCACGAAGGGGTCGGCAGCATCATCGAAGTGACCGATGCCCAGTCCCAGGCACTTGATGCGCAAACTGCCCGCATACAGGCCCAATATGACTATTACACCGCTCTCTGCCGACTTGACCGGGCAACCGGGAAATAGAGGCGTTGCCGCTACCAAGGAGTGATCAATGGAACTGCTGAAAACCCTGTCACGGAAGAAAAAGTATCTGATCTGGCCAGTAGTGCTCATCGCTCTCGGCATTGCGCTCAAGATGACCGTATTGGCCCCGCAGTCAGTAAAAATCGTCACGATTGAAAAACGTGACCTAACCGCCCAGGTCTATGGCAACGGTACAGTCGAGGCCAAGGTTGTGGTCGGCATTTCCAGCAAGATCACCGGTCGAATCGTTGAGTTGTACGCCGATCAAGGTGACATGGTGAAGCGGGGCCAACTTCTCGCCAAACTGGAAAACGAAGATTTCCGCCACCAGGAGCAGCAGTCCGAGGCCGGCCTTAACCGGTCAGCGGCCTCCTTAAGTGCGGAACAGGCCAATCTTCAAAAGGCCAGGACCAACCTGGTCCTGGCTGAAAAAAACGCTCAACGATTCAAGGCACTGGCCGAAAAAAACCTGGTCTCCAAACTGGAGGCTGAACAGTATGATACCGCCTGCCAGGTGGCTAGGGAAGAGGTCGCCCGCAGCACGGCTGCCGTAGAGGCTGTGAAGATGGAACAGCGCGCTAACAGCGCCGGAGTCGGTTTCGCTAAAAGTAAAGTGGCGGACACTCTTATCTATGCCCCCCAGGATGGCATCATCATCACCCGAGACCTGGAAAAGGGTGCAACTGTTTCTCCGGGGATGTCGGTCTTCACCCTGGCTGATCCTCGTACCATCTGGGTCAAGGCTAACGTTGACGAATCGCAGTTGAAAGGGGTTAACGTCGGCAAAAAGGCAATAATCACCCTTCGTTCCTCGCCCGGCGATCAACTCCCCGGGCAGGTTGCCAGGCTGGGTCGTCAGAGCGATCGGGTAACCGAAGAACTCGAAGTCGATGTAGCCTTCAATGAGCCGCTGAAAAACTTTCGCCTGGGTGAGCAGTCCGATGTCTACATCGTTACCGGGACGAAGAAAGATGCCCCGTCACTCCCCTCTGCTGCCATTGTCACGAAGGACAAAAAGCGTGGCGTGTGGCTGGTGAACGGTGGCAAACTCGCATTCAGGGAAGTAACTCCCGGTATCATGGATAAGCGCAACGTTACCGAAATCGTTACCGGTCTCGATGGTGGCGAACAGGTTGCAATGGCCCCTCCTCCTGAAATGGCAAAATTCCAGGCAGGCATGAAGGTAAGGGGAGGTAAATGAATCTCGCCATACGGGACATACGCTATCACCGGGGCAGGTTCATCCTGACGTCCATCGGCCTTGGGCTTCTCCTTGGCGTGGTTATGAGCATGGGTGGCATCT carries:
- a CDS encoding rhodanese-like domain-containing protein, translated to MRHTVTMIVLLLLAVLLQSHVASASESEFEAFLGRFDYELRDDMKIDSKGLLPLLLNGKAVLVDVRFKEEVAAWRTGFGQNIPLNDLPKRINDLPKDKIIVVACPHKDRSAIAMAYLRSKGYNAKYLTDGLLGLAEQLRGERAKDFMGALERQTKVDKSNTGKGDGQ
- a CDS encoding J domain-containing protein, with the protein product MTYNDLQEALRCMGLGERATLNDIKARHKGLVKRYHLDTGNTDESEMIRQVNAAYQLLLEYVTAYRYTFTEDEFFEQNPGARIWKQFADDPLWGKR
- the tsoX gene encoding HSGNPxU motif (seleno)protein TsoX; translation: MLKMIVFHTGSSGUTSCAMATGVANRMKAHFGEAIDLEIHLIDSADAANYVLRGATTVFLDGTWVPLDIATSAGRMQEYIEQAIIDWTH
- a CDS encoding thioredoxin family protein, with amino-acid sequence MKIEVLGTGCAKCTTLYDNVKSALKEVGKEAEVVKVQDIPSIMKYGVMSTPALVIDGKVAFSGKAPGVAELKGFL
- a CDS encoding Spy/CpxP family protein refolding chaperone, which encodes MRISFLKIALAVSMIFNLSVLATAGYFYYTKNAYWVSPFGAKMRKDKFLFEQLSLQPGQVKKMREKALPFRAQIDRKRQEVVAKRNHLFNLMRADVTDGQAIKAALADISKNQAEIEGMVIDHILQEKATLDANQQQKFLDLIQKNMTQERMVCPPVGRN
- a CDS encoding permease, which gives rise to MLKGFADYIVFSLFGMVPGSRSGEALDFFIYDTLKIFLLLTTIIYVVAIIRTSFPPERTKQILSHKREYVGNVMAALLGIVTPFCSCSAVPLFIGFVESGVPLGVTFSFLISSPMVNEVALIMLWGLFGWKIALIYIGTGLLVAIVAGIVIGKLKMEKYVQDYVWEMQVGNSEIKVMSWREKFDYAKGYTIELLKKIWPYVVVGVGIGAFIHGYVPQDFLAKWAGRDNPFAVPVAVALGVPLYSNAAGVIPIVQALTAKGMAIGTVLAFMMAVTALSLPEAVILSNVLKKPLLATFFGIVATAIIIVGYLFNAIL
- a CDS encoding RNA polymerase sigma factor, which gives rise to MNDDKVIEHFKNADTSVFAELVLKYQDRIYNLCRYMLENPQDAEDAAQDTFIKAYQGLKNYSPTASFYTWLYRIAVNTCIDHKRKFSLQSLFFSDNKDNHIERFPSQAPTPESAYATKQSMHALQAALNNLSAKLRVVVVLNELEGLSYEEIAEILDVSIGTVKSRISRAREDLQKNMKKVRNK
- a CDS encoding ArsR/SmtB family transcription factor, giving the protein MSDISTFRADILKALAQPTRLKIIEFLRDGERCVCEIFPAIGEEQSNTSRHLSMMLSSGVLSRRKDGLKIYYAIKHPEILDVVDMVTLIVKQEISGRHKVLKAL
- a CDS encoding sensor histidine kinase, with the translated sequence MLKYTRLIIGVPFCFTLMVIWFAWSAFRASPQIAAENLRGAGLSISAAIEQLVVADASLRSLARYTTPDIAYFALIDRQGIVRFHTNPLLIDHPYTGAIQNRLPDGISEQREQLGTGEEVYILRTMIHAGSDKYLLILALHTYRADQVIRRAQTGITVVSALTVALWGGTILLFYMIRREERHQREMRRQDELARLGEMGAVMAHEIRNPLAGIKGFAQMIETVASIEQACTYADKIVSQSIRMEALVNDLLAFARVDHTEKQNADLTQIIIDCVELLRPEAADHNVTIVVDAPQHITANVTEDRIVQMLLNLIKNGIQSMPDGGEVTVAMRQNRDTAVVSVRDNGTGISQERLPHIFDPFWTSKAKGTGLGLALCRKVAEEHGGTITVSSRENVGTKFVVTLPAVK
- a CDS encoding cation transporter — its product is MKDRNYRFASMLALFTIFYNLAEGGVSISLGVADETLALFGFGVDSFIEVISAIGVWHMLRRIRANGNESRDEFEQRALRITGAAFYVLTIGLILTAALNLYQQHKPETTIWGIVVSLVSVSFMWVLIHQKTKVGMLLNSPAILADAACSRACLYLSVVLMISSVGYELTGIGSLDAIGAVLIACLTFKEGKESFAKAKGMNCSCSCACSSKKEISE
- a CDS encoding DUF2703 domain-containing protein; translated protein: MSVREAVAELNNELADKGGTIGFTETKLPEEQMDQSNLILFNGKSLEEVLDNSAADESTARNAPA
- a CDS encoding DNA-binding protein, which gives rise to MLRFVLILMVAIMTVCTHEANAFWWSDTKDPVSGLDVTAGFDVNTVTTMTGSVTSPPERKGEQNHTLMSLATQQGTVTVIMGPWWYWERQTIKITSNQELTVTGSRAQGKDGTIYLFAQRIENRSSGESLTLRSESGVPLWSRSGSGNQNGMQQSGGPQSGSGMRSGGGFRGGRR
- a CDS encoding class I SAM-dependent methyltransferase, whose amino-acid sequence is MNWNECFSEPGFAYGTEPNDFLVSVVARIPKGRLLSLAEGEGRNAVYLAALGYEVTAVDGSPVGLRKAEELAAERGVAIKTILADLGEFEIEPEQWDGIIAFYCHVPSSIRMTLHRAVVRGLKPGGMFALEAFSKEQIGNETGGPKSLDMLMSLDELRGECAGLDFIHAKELQRDVHEGRGHTGLASVVQILGVKP
- a CDS encoding anti-sigma factor family protein, producing the protein MKCSKAGKYLWSYIDNELGAQDVDLLESHLNHCEQCTGQLEQIRHLRGMFNQAQRFTAPSALKARIMEKVNEAPVKGFSLFPIFIRFAEVGVFVLTISAGIMSGGMLISSFALHHRGEAIISSLSLDTFEALPPDSLGRAYLAMTEERR